A region of Candidatus Neomarinimicrobiota bacterium DNA encodes the following proteins:
- a CDS encoding SDR family NAD(P)-dependent oxidoreductase, whose product MIDLHDQVALITGASRGIGAACAVLFARAGAHVGLVYRSHDEEAQAVKAEVEQLGRSALLLKGDVADFSSARLHVASLERELGRVDVLVNNAGIWTDLETGTGNEAAWDETMAVNLKSVFNYTDAVVPVMKRAGRGNIIHVSSTAGQRGEAFHSHYAATKGAIIAYTKSLAVELAPDIRVNAVAPGWVDTPMCAGVFADKEFRARVQAGIPLDRIPPPEDIAGPILFL is encoded by the coding sequence ATGATTGATCTGCACGACCAGGTAGCGCTCATTACCGGTGCATCGCGGGGTATAGGTGCGGCCTGTGCGGTTCTGTTTGCCCGGGCGGGCGCCCACGTGGGACTGGTCTACCGCTCCCACGATGAGGAGGCCCAGGCGGTGAAGGCGGAGGTGGAGCAGCTGGGGCGGAGCGCTCTCCTGCTGAAGGGGGATGTCGCCGATTTCTCAAGCGCCAGGTTGCACGTGGCGTCGCTGGAGCGGGAGCTGGGCCGGGTGGATGTACTGGTGAACAACGCCGGCATCTGGACGGATCTGGAAACGGGCACCGGCAATGAGGCGGCCTGGGACGAGACGATGGCCGTGAACCTGAAATCGGTTTTCAACTACACCGATGCGGTGGTGCCGGTGATGAAGCGGGCGGGCCGGGGGAACATCATTCACGTATCTTCTACCGCTGGTCAGCGGGGGGAGGCCTTCCACAGCCACTACGCCGCCACCAAGGGGGCCATCATCGCCTACACCAAGTCCCTGGCGGTGGAGCTGGCCCCTGACATCCGGGTCAACGCCGTGGCTCCCGGCTGGGTGGATACGCCCATGTGCGCAGGCGTGTTTGCCGATAAGGAATTCCGGGCCCGGGTGCAGGCCGGCATTCCCCTGGACCGCATCCCACCACCGGAGGACATCGCCGGACCGATCCTGTTCCT